In Aegilops tauschii subsp. strangulata cultivar AL8/78 chromosome 3, Aet v6.0, whole genome shotgun sequence, one genomic interval encodes:
- the LOC109764918 gene encoding general transcription and DNA repair factor IIH helicase/translocase subunit XPB1: MAGGDGDRARAPKRYKSSAPSKAALVDETAEMNYADDFDDDARDGDNEVKKRDFTKLELKLDHVNRPLWACADGRIFLETFSPLYKQAYDFLIAIAEPVCRPESMHEYNLTPHSLYAAVSVGLETTTIISVLSKLSKTKLPHEIIDFIHGSTANYGKVKLVLKKNQYFVESPFPEVLKTLLNDDVISKARKAPEDCLAVSRTAGEIASGHDLLDEMQLAAATEEKETHSFEIDSAQVENVKQRCLPNALNFPMLEEYDFRNDTVNPDLDMELKPQARPRPYQEKSLSKMFGNGRARSGIIVLPCGAGKSLVGVSAACRIKKSCLCLATNAVSVDQWAFQFKLWSTIRDEHISRFTSDNKEKFRGMAGVVVTTYNMVAFGGKRSEDSEKIIEEIRNREWGLLLMDEVHVVPAHMFRKVISITKSHCKLGLTATLVREDERITDLNFLIGPKLYEANWLDLVKGGFIANVQCAEVWCPMTKEFFAEYLKKENSKKKQVLYVMNPNKFRACEFLIRFHEQQRGDKIIVFADNLFALTAYAMKLRKPMIYGATSHAERTRILYQFKNSPEVNTVFLSKVGDNSIDIPEANVIIQISSHAGSRRQEAQRLGRILRAKGKHQDRMAGGKEEYNAFFYSLVSTDTQEMYYSTKRQQFLIDQGYSFKVITSLPPPEEGPNLSFHTLDEQLDLLGKVLSAGDDMIGVEHLEEDSDGKALLKARRSAGLMSAFSGAGGMVYMEYNTGKGKGAKKKDPAKRHTLFKKRYT; the protein is encoded by the exons ATGGCCGGCGGCGATG GCGACCGCGCCCGCGCGCCGAAGCGGTACAAGTCCTCGGCGCCATCGAAGGCGGCTCTGGTGGACGAGACCGCCGAGATGAACTACGCCGACGACTTCGACGACGATGCCCGCGACG GGGATAACGAGGTGAAGAAGAGGGACTTCACCAAGCTGGAGCTCAAGCTGGATCACGTGAACCGGCCGCTGTGGGCGTGCGCAGACGGCCGCATCTTCCTCGAGACCTTCTCCCCTCTCTACAAGCAGGCCTACGATTTCCTCATCGCCATCGCCGAACCTGTATGCAG GCCAGAATCTATGCATGAATACAATCTAACGCCACACTCGTTGTATGCCGCGGTCTCAGTTGGACTTGAGACAACCACTATCATTAGTGTCTTGAGTAAGCTCTCCAAGACTAAGTTGCCCCATGAGATAATTGATTTCATCCATGGGTCAACTGCGAATTATGGCAAAGTAAAGCTTGTTCTGAAGAAAAATCAATATTTTGTGGAGTCGCCGTTCCCTGAG GTTTTGAAGACCCTCCTGAACGATGACGTAATTTCAAAAGCACGAAAAGCTCCCGAG GACTGCCTCGCTGTTAGCAGAACAGCTGGGGAAATAGCTAGTGGACATGATTTGTTAGATGAAATGCAATTGGCTGCTGCAACTGAAGAGAAGGAAACACATTCTTTCGAAATTGATTCCGCTCAG GTTGAGAACGTAAAGCAACGGTGCTTACCAAATGCACTGAACTTTCCCATGCTAGAGGAGTATGATTTTAGAAATGACACA GTAAACCCAGATTTGGATATGGAATTAAAACCTCAAGCACGGCCAAGGCCATATCAAGAAAAGAGCCTCAGTAAGATGTTTGGGAATG GCAGAGCAAGGTCAGGCATTATTGTGCTACCTTGTGGTGCTGGAAAATCCTTGGTCGGTGTATCCGCAGCATGTCGTATTAAGAAGAGCTGTCTATGCTTGGCCACAAATGCTGTGTCTGTTGATCAATGGGCATTCCAGTTCAAGCTTTGGTCAACTATAAGAGATGAACATATCAGCAGGTTTACGTCTGATAACAAAGAGAAATTTCGAGGGATGGCTGGTGTTGTTGTGACTACATATAACATGGTGGCATTTGGGGGCAAACGATCCGAAGATTCGGAGAAGATTATTGAAGAAATCCGGAATAGGGAGTGGGGTTTGCTGCTTATGGATGAG GTTCACGTTGTCCCTGCACATATGTTCAGAAAGGTCATCAGCATTACCAAGTCTCACTGCAAGCTTGGTCTTACTG CTACCCTTGTGAGAGAGGATGAACGTATCACAGATCTAAATTTTCTAATTGGACCAAAGCTGTATGAAGCAAATTGGTTGGATTTAGTGAAAGGTGGATTTATTGCAAATGTGCAATGTGCAGAAGTATGGTGTCCCATGACCAAAGAGTTCTTTGCTGAGTATTTGAAAAAGGAAAATTCAAAAAAGAAGCAG GTACTCTATGTGATGAATCCAAACAAGTTCAGGGCTTGTGAGTTTCTAATTCGATTCCATGAGCAACAACGCGGGGATAAGATCATTGTATTTGCTGATAATTTATTTGCACTAACTGCATACGCAATGAAGCTCCGTAAACCAATGATTTATGGTGCCACAAG CCATGCGGAGAGGACAAGAATTTTGTATCAATTCAAAAACAGCCCAGAAGTCAACACTGTTTTCCTCTCTAAG GTGGGTGATAACTCCATTGATATCCCAGAGGCAAATGTAATCATACAAATATCGTCTCATGCTGGTTCCCGGCGTCAAGAAGCTCAACGGCTGGGACGTATTCTCAGGGCAAAG GGTAAGCATCAAGATAGGATGGCAGGTGGAAAAGAAGAATACAATGCCTTTTTCTATTCTCTTGTATCAACTGACACACAG GAAATGTATTACTCAACCAAAAGGCAACAATTTCTTATCGATCAGGGATATAGTTTCAAG GTGATCACTAGCTTGCCGCCACCTGAAGAAGGACCTAACCTGAGTTTTCACACGCTCGATGAACAGCTTGACCTTTTAGGCAAA GTGTTGAGCGCAGGGGATGACATGATTGGTGTTGAGCACTTGGAAGAGGATTCTGATGGCAAGGCTCTCCTGAAGGCTCGGCGCTCTGCTGGATTGATGAGCGCATTTTCTGGAGCGGGTGGAATGGTCTACATGGAGTACAA CACTGGAAAGGGCAAGGGAGCCAAGAAGAAGGACCCGGCTAAGAGGCATACGCTGTTTAAGAAACGCTATACATAG